The Xanthomonas sp. DAR 80977 nucleotide sequence GGCATGCGCAACGCGGTCGGCGGCGGTTGCCGCGCCAGTTCCCAGCCGACCCGCGCACGCAGCGCCCACGGCTGCTGCCAGGCCCACGCCAGCGCCAGGCCGGTGCTGGCCAGCAGCGCCACGCGCAGCATCCAACGGCGCAGCCGCCGCGCGGGCGAGGCTGGCGCGGTCATCTGCGGCTAGTTGCCGTGTGCCGCGGCCTGCTGCTGCAGGTGCTGCTTCAATGCGTCGTCGATGCCGAGCTGGCGCGCCAGTTCGTCCAGGTAGCTGCGTTCCATGAAGCTCTGCTCGTCGGCGGCGAGCAGGCTGGCCAGGTACATCTCCGAGGCGATTTCCGGCGTGGTCGCGGCCTTCGCCACTTCGGCCGGGTCCAGCGGCTTCTCCAGTTCCGCGTGCAGCCAGCGTTGCACGTCGGCGTCGCCGTCGAGGCGGGTGAATTCGCCTTCGATCAGCTCGCGTTCGCGGGCGTCGATATGGCCGTCGGCCTTGGCCGCGGCGACCAGCGCGCGCAGGATGGCCTGGCTGTGCTGTTCCACTTCCAGCGGCGGCAAGCGATCCAGGGTCTGCGGT carries:
- a CDS encoding tellurite resistance TerB family protein; the encoded protein is MKLQGFLDQLLQSAQGAAGQAMAKTGTPASAGSSAKSGGLGGMLNADFGKGALSGGALGLLLGKNRTTRKLATYGGLAALGVMAYRAYGDYKRQQLGAAAPEEPQTLDRLPPLEVEQHSQAILRALVAAAKADGHIDARERELIEGEFTRLDGDADVQRWLHAELEKPLDPAEVAKAATTPEIASEMYLASLLAADEQSFMERSYLDELARQLGIDDALKQHLQQQAAAHGN